The following is a genomic window from Opitutus sp. GAS368.
GCAGGTACGCCAACAGCGTCGTCGCCAGCACCGGACCGACCCCTTGCAACTGCTGCATCCGCTCTGCCTTGGCCCGCAGGGCGGGATGCGCCCGCACCTGCTGCGCCACCAACTCGTCGGCCTTGGCCAGGGCGGCGGCTTGTTGCTCGCGTTGCGCCTGCAGCAAGGCCTGCAAGGTCGGGCCTGCTGTTTCCAGCCGGTTGGCCGTTTGCGTGCCTTGATCTACCAGCTGCCGGCGATAATCCAGCAGCTCGCGCAACGCGGTTACCTCGGGCAGCGGCGGCTTCTCCACGCGGGGATGCATCGCGCAAGCGTAGCGATAGATCAGCCCCACATCAATCTTGTCGGTTTTGGCCAGCGTGCCCTCCGCCCGGGCGAAGTTACGCACCCGCCCGGGCTGCAAGCGGCAGACCGGTACGCTCGCTTGGTGCAGCTGCTCCAGCAACCGGCGTTCATACCCGCCCGTCGCTTCGCATACCACGCGCACTCCCGGCAGCGGCTGGACGAGGGTGATCAGCGTGGCAATGCCCGCTGCCGTGTTCGGGACCTGCCGGCACTTCTGGCCGGCAATGGTGTAGTCCAGGCGCGCCTTGGAGATATCCAAGCTGACGTACCGCACAGGTTCGGTCGACTCTACCTTGTAATACGAGTTCATGACTCTTTCAGCGGTTCGAGGTTTGACCAGGCACAAGACCGCGACCCGGCTTCACTACGGGCTCGAGGGCCCAAGGATCCAGCGATCTGTCGGTCTTGCCGTCCACCGTGCGGCCTGCACGGCGAACGCCCTGGTGGGCGGCCTCCAGTCAATCCACCCGGACTGACTTGGCAACCCAGCCCAAGCCGGCCTCCTCCGACGAGCCATCGGGCCCATTCTCGGAGCCCGGCTCGGGCCAAACCCTTTTCAACTTTCATCGCCCAAGACATACAAGGATCCATGCTTTCGCTCGCGATATGGCGTTCGCTGCGCTCAGGACGACAAACCGGGTTTGAAAACCCGCTCGGGAGTCCGTTTCAAAACCTCCCATGTAGGGGCGGCGCTTGACGCCGCCCGCGGGCGCCCGCAAGGGACGCCCCTCTGAAAAGAGGCGATTTGGAAATTTCCCCTCGATTTCGGGTCGCAGCAACATGTCGCGACATGATTTTGATGCAGAAAAGGTCGTTACGCAGCCCGCAGATTGATTGTTTTACGCCTAGGAGGGCTTGGGTATCCCTTTCCGGGCTTTCCAGCCCGCGGGCCGACCTTCGGGAGACGTGCGACCCTCAAAGGGACACACCATACCCAAAGCGGGACACGCGTCTCCCAAAGAAAGTCACACGACACTTGAAGAAGGTCACGCCATACCCAAAGCGGGAGACGCGCGACCCAAAGAGGGAGACACGATACCCGAGCCGGGTATTGCGATACCCAAGGGAGGTAACGCACGACCCGAAGAAGGAGACGCCACACCCAAAGAGGGATAGGCGATACCCGAAGAAGGTAACGCGATACCTGAAGGAGGAGAGAGGCTAACCGGCAGCCTTCGCCTGCGGGTGGAGGTGCGCCAGCAAAATCAGTTGCGCCGGCCGGGTTTGTGCTGCCCTGTGAACCATCATGGCGACGCCTCCCCCCGATTCGCCCCTGTTTGATGTGACCGTGCGGGTGGGGTGCAGCCTGGCCTACGAGTTGACCGGCTCGGCGATGTTGCTGCTGAACCTGCGACCGACCCCGGACCGCAACCACGCCATCGTCTTCGAGGCGTTCACCACCGGCGACAACCTTCCCGTGGAGGAATTTGCCGACAGCCATGGCAACCGGGTCACGCGCGTGAAGCTCGCGCCCGGCCGCAACCTCTTCCGGCACGACGCCATCGTCCGCGTCTCGTCGCAGCCCGACAACCACGACCTGACCGACCGCACGCCGCATCTGCCCGCGGACCTGCCCCCCGCGGTGCTGCGCTACACGTTGCCCAGCCGGTATGCGGACTCGGACAAGCTCGGCAATTTCGCCTGGGAGAAATTCGGCCCGGTCGAGCACGGCTGGCCGCGCGTGCAGGCCATCAGTCAGTGGCTGCACGATAACATCGAATACCGCTATATGTCCGGCCGGCCCGACCTGTCGGCGTGGGACATCCTGCAGCGCGGCCACGGCGTGTGCCGGGACTTCGCGCACCTGGCGATCGCGCTCAACCGCTGTTTCAACCTGCCAACCCGCTACGTGACCGGCCACTTGCCGGACATCGGGTTTCCCGACCCGGAGAACCACATGGATTTCCACGCCTACGCCGAGGTGTATCTCGGCGGCGAGTGGCATACGACCGACGCGCGCTTCCATGTGCCACGCATCGGCCGGATCAAGGTGTCGTGCGGGCAGGACGCCGTGGACGGGGCGTTCTCGACGATCTATGGTGGTGCTACGCTGACCTACTTCGAGGTCTGGGCCTATC
Proteins encoded in this region:
- a CDS encoding transglutaminase family protein is translated as MATPPPDSPLFDVTVRVGCSLAYELTGSAMLLLNLRPTPDRNHAIVFEAFTTGDNLPVEEFADSHGNRVTRVKLAPGRNLFRHDAIVRVSSQPDNHDLTDRTPHLPADLPPAVLRYTLPSRYADSDKLGNFAWEKFGPVEHGWPRVQAISQWLHDNIEYRYMSGRPDLSAWDILQRGHGVCRDFAHLAIALNRCFNLPTRYVTGHLPDIGFPDPENHMDFHAYAEVYLGGEWHTTDARFHVPRIGRIKVSCGQDAVDGAFSTIYGGATLTYFEVWAYQVARGTVGVGDPVDFSKRLDNSWVVRTDPV
- a CDS encoding IS110 family transposase, with amino-acid sequence MNSYYKVESTEPVRYVSLDISKARLDYTIAGQKCRQVPNTAAGIATLITLVQPLPGVRVVCEATGGYERRLLEQLHQASVPVCRLQPGRVRNFARAEGTLAKTDKIDVGLIYRYACAMHPRVEKPPLPEVTALRELLDYRRQLVDQGTQTANRLETAGPTLQALLQAQREQQAAALAKADELVAQQVRAHPALRAKAERMQQLQGVGPVLATTLLAYLPELGEEDDKRIAALVGVAPHAHDSGETSRPRHARGGRVEVRNVLYMAAVSASQHNPVLSLFYQRLQAAGKPANVCLLAVMRKMIVVLNRMLKDPHFTLVG